Proteins from one Sabethes cyaneus chromosome 2, idSabCyanKW18_F2, whole genome shotgun sequence genomic window:
- the LOC128737975 gene encoding uncharacterized protein LOC128737975 translates to MRKICLEFTDDSLKRIQEEINEVARREQELRQGHNATDSHDYCLSSSNSDDSGLSLSPSPIHSPSVSNLKDKIEAVNNHLITANGHDNTVSNGNRQLISPQSKALTRARSTPQLFQISPNRRFNPNPNQRGIMQKFIASRGRLNKLHSVPASNVSSNIINNNHTAILDQHVSPIELNRPTHILLPPTAISTPPVIERDSNGKPIRRGYIPVEEKIQKELLDLKNRESELKRFRKQNRIASQSNLLELCYESESSEELSDEENTDKITYPLTETLRSTKSIGELCEAINNSSLSPRGTPSPQFENRQRTSGMRPAVSLAQLCDLNPEDAPSSHKLIAQWENLIQQKQQR, encoded by the exons atgcgcaaaatttgtttggaattt ACGGATGACTCCCTAAAACGGATACAGGAAGAAATCAACGAAGTAGCAAGACGAGAACAAGAACTTCGGCAAGGTCACAATGCTACCGACAGTCATGATTACTGCTTATCGTCGTCCAATTCGGACGACTCTGGACTGTCCCTTTCGCCTAGTCCTATTCATTCGCCATCGGTATCCAACTTAAAAGATAAAATTGAGGCAGTAAACAATCATTTAATTACTGCCAATGGTCACGACAATACAGTTAGCAACGGAAATCGTCAGCTTATTTCGCCCCAGTCCAAGGCGTTGACCCGAGCGCGTTCCACCCCGCAGCTTTTTCAAATTTCTCCAAACCGGCGCTTCAACCCGAATCCAAATCAGCGAGGTATAATGCAAAAATTTATTGCCTCTCGAGGCCGACTGAATAAGCTACACTCGGTGCCTGCCAGTAACGTTAGCAGCAATATTATCAACAACAATCACACTGCAATATTAGATCAACACGTG TCTCCCATCGAGCTCAACCGGCCGACACATATTTTACTTCCACCGACGGCTATCTCAACACCGCCAGTGATTGAACGGGACTCTAATGGCAAGCCCATCCGACGCGGATATATACCAGTTgaggaaaaaattcaaaaagagCTGCTGGATTTAAAGAACAGAGAAAGTGAACTGAAGCGCTTCCGCAAGCAGAATCGTATTGCATCACAATCCAATTTACTGGAGCTATGCTACGAAAG tgAATCAAGCGAGGAGTTGTCAGATGAAGAAAATACGGACAAGATTACGTATCCGTTGACTGAAACACTGCGATCTACTAAGTCAATAGGTGAACTTTGCGAAGCCATCAATAATTCTAGTCTTTCCCCGAG AGGAACTCCATCACCACAATTTGAGAATCGCCAGCGGACTTCAGGTATGCGGCCAGCTGTGTCCCTGGCACAACTCTGCGACTTAAATCCTGAAGATGCGCCTTCGTCGCACAAACTAATAGCACAATGGGAGAACCTTATCCAGCAGAAGCAGCaacgataa